Proteins from one Juglans microcarpa x Juglans regia isolate MS1-56 chromosome 1S, Jm3101_v1.0, whole genome shotgun sequence genomic window:
- the LOC121247209 gene encoding homocysteine S-methyltransferase 3-like — protein sequence MDLGCAEETSSFMSGFIRECGGYVVIDGGFATELERHGADLNDPLWSAKCLIDSPHLVRRVHLDYLDAGANIILTASYQATIQGFEAKGFSREEAEALLRKSVEIACEAREIYYDQCAKESWDIMENVKNSRRPILVVASVGSYGAYLADGSEYSGIYGGTITLETLKDFHRRRVQILANSGADLIAFETIPNKLEAKAYAELLEEEGIEIPAWFSFNSKDGINVVSGDPIAECASIADSCKKVVAVGVNCTPPRFIHGLVASIRKITSKPILIYPNSGEMYDAQNKQWVESSGDVDEDFVAYIVKWQEAGASLFGGCCRTTPKTIRAISKALSDKN from the exons ATGGATTTAGGATGTGCGGAGGAGACATCTTCGTTTATGTCCGGTTTCATTCGCGAGTGCGGTGGATACGTTGTCATTGATGGAGGCTTTGCTACGGAACTCGAACGACACGGGGCCGACCTTAACGACCCTCTCTGGAGCGCCAAATGCCTTATCGATTCTCCTCACCTTGTCAGAAGg GTTCACCTAGATTACCTTGATGCTGGTGCAAACATTATATTAACAGCATCTTATCAG GCCACCATTCAGGGATTTGAGGCTAAAGGCTTTTCTAGAGAAGAAGCAGAAGCTTTGCTTAGGAAAAGTGTAGAGATTGCATGTGAGGCACGGGAAATTTACTATGATCAGTGCGCAAAGGAATCTTGGGACATCATGGAAAATGTAAAGAATTCGAGACGTCCAATTTTAGTTGTAGCTTCTGTGGGAAGCTATGGAGCTTATTTAGCTGATGGTTCTGAGTACAG CGGAATCTATGGTGGTACAATTACTTTAGAAACGTTAAAGGATTTTCACAGGAGAAGGGTTCAGATTCTTGCCAACTCAGGGGCTGATTTAATTGCATTTGAAACGATTCCAAATAAGCTAGAAGCAAAG GCATATGCTGAGCTTCTTGAGGAAGAAGGCATAGAAATTCCAGCATGGTTCTCTTTCAATTCAAAGGATGGAATTAATGTTGTTAGCGGAGATCCTATAGCAGAGTGTGCCTCCATTGCAGATTCATGCAAGAAAGTTGTTGCTGTTGGAGTCAACTGTACCCCTCCTAGATTCATCCATGGACTAGTTGCATCTATACGGAAG ATAACAAGTAAACCAATACTGATATATCCCAACAGTGGTGAGATGTACGATGCTCAGAACAAGCAATGGGTG GAATCAAGTGGGGACGTAGATGAAGATTTTGTCGCGTACATAGTTAAGTGGCAGGAGGCCGGTGCTTCTCTCTTTGGTGGGTGCTGCAGAACCACCCCGAAAACCATTAGAGCCATATCCAAGGCGCTCTCTGATAAAAACTAA
- the LOC121247548 gene encoding protein RDM1: MKRAMSWNEQVDVISSDDSSSSDSEIEVNDGCDQNLPVNQWCDGKQPDNDESDGKQPMNNVALNQLSKEITPEDALVRRAEMYQVYMKQIPIPTHRGSVIPFNTWMGLGKSIKQLYGQPLHYLTNSLLRQWDQLRIGSEDENKPLDTIIHPCKAEAAIWLMEEVHRCTSSHLHLAKIWHFDPMHHTFVDNIFPQL; this comes from the exons ATGAAGAGGGCAATGTCATGGAATGAGCAGGTTGATGTTATATCGTCAGATGATTCTTCTTCCTCAGACTCAGAGATAGAAGTCAATGATGGGTGTGATCAAAATCTGCCAGTCAACCAGTGGTGCGATGGCAAGCAGCCAGACAATGATGAGAGTGATGGCAAGCAGCCAATGAATAATGTGGCATTAAATCAACTTTCCAAAGAAATAACACCTGAAG ATGCATTAGTCAGAAGGGCAGAAATGTATCAGGTGTACATGAAGCAAATTCCAATTCCAACACACCGTGGTTCTGTCATTCCATTTAACACATGGATGGGATTAGGCAAATCCATAAAGCAGTTATATGGTCAGCCCTTGCACTACCTCACCAATAGTCTCCTAAGACAGTGGGACCAACTGAGGATTGGCAGTGAGGATGAAAATAAGCCTTTGGATACTATAATTCACCCTTGTAAAGCTGAGGCTGCCATCTGGCTTATGGAAGAAGTCCATCGTTGCACCTCATCACATCTTCATCTAGCCAAAATCTGGCATTTTGACCCAATGCACCATACTTTTGTTGATAACATTTTCCCACAATTATGA
- the LOC121247554 gene encoding type IV inositol polyphosphate 5-phosphatase 7-like, producing MRDENPKKSKLSWSKKMVRKWFNIKSKTEDFQADDVNCGGGDTEYRTSFSEREPCTIKKSKTEKFCRNTEQGRRGRMNLDHPRIIDVQNYSIFVATWNVAGRSPPSNLNLDDWLHAAAPADIYVLGFQEIVPLNAGNVLGAEDNGPAKKWLALVRKTLNNLPGTSGVGGCYTPSPIPEPMVEINADFEGSTRQKNSSFFHRRSFQTTHSWRMDSEPSIPQPRLDRRFSVCDRVIFGHRQSDFDPNCRWGHRPSDYSRPSDYSRPSDYSRPSDYSRWGSSDDDNGPGDSPSTVLYSSPMAYGGFQSCEDGYRMPGHSRYCLVASKQMVGIFLTIWVRSGLRDSVRNMKVSCVGRGLMGYLGNKGSIAVSMSLHQTTFCFVCSHLTSGQKEGDELRRNSDVMEILRKTRFPRVHGSGDGKSPETILEHDRVIWLGDLNYRIALSYRSAKALVEMQNWRALLENDQLRREQRHGRVFVGWNEGRIYFPPTYKYSTNSDRYAGDDMHPKEKRRTPAWCDRILWYGEGLQQSSYVRGESRFSDHRPVYGLFWAEVESSHSRLRKSMSCSSSKIEVEELLPYSHGYTELNFF from the exons ATGAGAGATGAAAATCCCAAGAAAAGCAAG CTCTCATGGTCAAAGAAAATGGTCAGGAAGTGGTTCAATATCAAGAGCAAGACGGAGGATTTTCAGGCAGATGATGTTAATTGCGGTG GAGGTGATACGGAATACAGGACTAGCTTCTCAGAGAGGGAGCCATGCACAATCAAAAAAAGCAAAACTG AAAAATTTTGCCGGAACACGGAGCAGGGCCGGCGAGGAAGAATGAATCTTGACCACCCCCGAATCATAGACGTGCAGAACTATAG CATATTCGTTGCTACATGGAATGTGGCTGGAAGATCCCCACCGAGTAATTTGAATCTGGATGACTGGCTTCATGCCGCGGCACCTGCTGACATTTATGTTCTTGG ATTTCAAGAAATTGTTCCATTAAATGCCGGTAATGTTCTGGGTGCAGAAGACAACGGTCCTGCCAAAAAATGGCTGGCTCTCGTTCGAAAGACTCTGAACAATCTTCCTGGGACCAGTGGGGTTGGTGGATGCTATACACCATCACCCATTCCAGAGCCAATGGTAGAAATAAATGCAGATTTTGAGGGGTCTACTAGGCAGAAGAACTCATCTTTCTTCCATCGTCGATCCTTCCAGACAACCCACAGCTGGAGAATGGACAGTGAACCTTCAATCCCACAACCAAGACTTGATCGTCGATTTAGTGTTTGTGATAGAGTAATATTTGGCCACCGGCAAAGTGATTTTGATCCCAATTGCAGATGGGGTCACCGGCCGAGTGACTATTCCCGGCCAAGTGACTATTCCAGACCGAGCGACTATTCCAGGCCAAGTGACTATTCCAGATGGGGTTCATCTGATGATGACAATGGGCCAGGGGACTCCCCAAGTACTGTGTTGTATTCTTCACCAATGGCCTATGGCGGATTTCAATCTTGCGAAGATGGATATAGAATGCCAGGGCATTCGAGGTACTGTTTGGTTGCAAGCAAACAGATGGTCGGCATATTTCTCACAATATGGGTAAGAAGTGGATTGAGGGATTCCGTTCGGAACATGAAAGTTTCTTGCGTTGGCCGAGGATTGATGGGTTACCTCGGAAATAAG GGATCAATTGCAGTCAGCATGTCTTTACACCAAACAACATTTTGCTTCGTCTGTAGCCATTTGACCTCAGGGCAGAAGGAGGGTGATGAGCTAAGAAGGAACTCTGATGTCATGGAAATCCTTAGGAAGACAAGGTTTCCCCGTGTTCATGGCTCTGGAGATGGGAAATCCCCCGAAACTATCCTCGAGCATGA TCGAGTTATTTGGCTTGGGGATTTGAATTATCGTATTGCTCTCTCTTACCGCTCTGCCAAAGCGCTTGTTGAGATGCAAAACTGGAGGGCATTGTTAGAGAATGACCAG TTACGTAGAGAGCAGAGACATGGTCGTGTTTTTGTGGGGTGGAATGAGGGGAGGATTTATTTTCCACCAACTTACAAGTATTCAACTAATTCAGACAGATATGCAGGGGACGATATGCATCCAAAGGAGAAACGCAGAACGCCTGCTTG GTGTGATAGAATTTTGTGGTATGGAGAAGGTCTCCAGCAATCATCCTATGTCCGGGGTGAATCTAGATTTTCAGATCATAGACCCGTTTATGGCCTATTTTGGGCTGAGGTTGAATCAAGCCATAGCCGTTTGAGGAAAAGCATGAGCTGTTCCAGTTCCAAGATTGAAGTGGAGGAGCTTCTGCCGTATTCGCATGGATATACTGAACTCAACTTTTTCTAA
- the LOC121246032 gene encoding proteasome subunit beta type-2-A: MECVFGLVGEGFAVVVADTSAVHSILVHKSNEDKIMVLDSHKLIAASGEPGDRVQFTEYIQKNVALYQFRNGIPLTTAAAANFTRGELATALRKNPYSVNILLAGYDKETGPSLYYIDYIATLHKVDKGAFGYGSYFSLSTMDRHYHSRMSVEEAIDLVDKCIIEIRSRLVVAPPNFVIKIVDKDGAREYAWRETVKDADVASA; this comes from the exons ATGGAGTGCGTTTTCGGACTGGTGGGCGAAGGGTTCGCCGTCGTGGTAGCGGACACGTCGGCGGTTCACAGCATACTTGTGCACAAGTCCAACGAGGATAAGATCATGGTCCTTGACTCTCATAAACTCATCGCCGCCAGCGGCGAGCCCGGCGACAG AGTTCAATTCACGGAGTACATACAGAAGAACGTGGCTCTGTATCAGTTCCGAAATGGGATTCCTTTGACCACCGCCGCTGCAGCTAACTTCACCCGAGGCGAGCTCGCCACCGCCTTGCGCAAG aaccCATACTCTGTGAATATCCTTCTGGCTGGCTACGATAAGGAGACAGGCCCATCTCTTTACTACATTGATTATATTGCTACATTACACAAAGTCGACAAGGGTGCATTTGGTTATGGGTCCTATTTTTCACTCTCCACAATGGACAGACACTACCACAGCCGCATGTCAGTAGAAGAAGCAATCGACTTGGTTGATAAGTGCATTATCGAGATAAGATCCAGGCTGGTCGTGGCACCGCCGAATTTTGTCATCAAAATTGTTGACAAGGATGGAGCAAGGGAGTATGCCTGGCGTGAAACCGTCAAGGATGCTGATGTGGCTTCAGCTTGA
- the LOC121246034 gene encoding non-specific lipid transfer protein GPI-anchored 20 — MELLMPCSRIVLIMAMVVVFIIPVYGQISTPCNASIISSFTPCMNLLTNSTANGTSPSADCCNSLKSLTSGGLDCLCLIVTGSVPFQIPINRSLAISLPRACNMPGVPVQCKASAAPIPAPGPFSPGPTLSPGLSPTPSPKASSVPEPISPTQAPESDTTPLTPPAPTVDSEAPTATTGSRPVLTPSAAIPSYSLSPSFLLLVLGVFI; from the exons ATGGAGCTCCTTATGCCCTGTTCACGCATTGTTTTGATAATGGCCATGGTGGTGGTCTTCATTATTCCTGTTTATGGCCAGATTAGTACCCCATGCAACGCCTCCATCATTTCTAGCTTCACCCCTTGCATGAACTTATTAACAAATAGCACTGCAAATGGTACCTCACCAAGTGCAGACTGCTGCAATTCCCTCAAGTCCCTCACAAGTGGTGGCCTGGACTGTCTGTGCCTCATTGTAACTGGAAGCGTTCCCTTCCAAATACCCATCAATCGGTCCTTGGCCATCTCTCTCCCTCGTGCTTGTAATATGCCAGGCGTTCCCGTCCAATGCAAAG CCTCTGCTGCACCTATTCCTGCTCCAG GTCCCTTCTCGCCAGGGCCAACCCTGTCCCCCGGCCTCTCTCCAACTCCTAGTCCTAAAG CTTCTTCTGTCCCGGAACCCATATCACCTACTCAGGCACCAGAATCCGACACAACACCTCTCACTCCACCAGCTCCAACAGTGGATTCCGAAGCTCCAACTGCAACTACAGGAAGCCGCCCGGTTCTGACCCCGTCAGCTGCCATTCCCTCTTACAGTCTCTCACCATCCTTCCTTCTACTTGTGTTAGGAGTATTTATTTGA
- the LOC121246033 gene encoding stearoyl-[acyl-carrier-protein] 9-desaturase, chloroplastic isoform X2, producing the protein MPPREVHVQVTHSMPPQKIEIFKSMEDWAEQNILVHLKPVEKCWQPQDFLPDPASDGFHDQVKELRERAKEIPDEYFIVLIGDMITEEALPTYQTMLNTLDGVRDETGASPTSWAIWTRAWTAEENRHGDLLNKYLYLSGRVDMRQIEKTIQYLIGSGMDPRTENSPYLGFIYTSFQERATFISHGNTARLAKEHGDINLAQICGTIASDEKRHETAYTKIVEKLFEIDPDGTVLAFADMMRKKISMPAHLMYDGRDDNLFEHFSAVAQRLGVYTAKDYADILEFLVGRWKVENLTGLSAEGRKAQDYVCGLAPRIRRLEERAHGRAKQAPTIPFSWIFDREVKL; encoded by the exons ATGCCTCCTCGGGAAGTGCATGTTCAAGTCACCCATTCCATGCCGCCACAAAAGATTGAGATCTttaaatccatggaggattgGGCTGAACAAAACATTTTGGTTCACCTGAAGCCAGTCGAGAAGTGTTGGCAACCACAGGATTTTCTGCCAGACCCTGCCTCTGATGGATTTCATGATCAAGTCAAGGAATTAAGGGAGAGGGCAAAGGAGATTCCAGACGAATACTTCATTGTTTTGATTGGGGATATGATTACAGAAGAAGCCCTTCCAACTTATCAAACAATGCTTAATACCTTAGATGGAGTTCGGGATGAAACAGGTGCAAGCCCTACTTCTTGGGCAATTTGGACAAGGGCATGGACTGCTGAGGAGAACAGGCATGGGGACCTACTCAACAAATATCTCTACCTTAGTGGACGAGTAGACATGAGGCAAATTGAGAAGACAATTCAGTATTTGATTGGGTCAGGAATG GATCCTCGGACAGAAAATAGTCCCTACCTCGGATTCATCTATACATCTTTCCAAGAAAGGGCAACTTTTATCTCCCATGGGAACACTGCCAGGCTTGCCAAGGAGCACGGAGACATAAATTTGGCTCAAATATGTGGCACAATTGCCTCGGATGAGAAACGTCATGAAACTGCCTATACCAAGATagttgaaaagctatttgagATTGATCCTGATGGAACTGTCTTGGCATTTGCTGACATGATGAGGAAGAAAATCTCCATGCCAGCCCACTTGATGTACGATGGCCGTGATGATAACCTTTTTGAGCACTTTTCAGCTGTTGCACAGCGACTAGGGGTCTACACTGCCAAGGACTATGCTGATATATTGGAGTTTTTGGTGGGAAGATGGAAAGTGGAGAACCTAACTGGACTTTCAGCTGAGGGGCGAAAAGCACAGGATTATGTTTGTGGGTTAGCCCCAAGAATTAGAAGGCTAGAGGAAAGAGCTCACGGAAGGGCCAAGCAAGCACCCACCATTCCATTCAGTTGGATTTTTGATAGAGAAGTGAAGCTCTAA
- the LOC121246033 gene encoding stearoyl-[acyl-carrier-protein] 9-desaturase, chloroplastic isoform X1 translates to MALKLGLFTSQPPKLPSFAVPRKSGLRSPKFFMASTLRSGSKEVENPKKLFMPPREVHVQVTHSMPPQKIEIFKSMEDWAEQNILVHLKPVEKCWQPQDFLPDPASDGFHDQVKELRERAKEIPDEYFIVLIGDMITEEALPTYQTMLNTLDGVRDETGASPTSWAIWTRAWTAEENRHGDLLNKYLYLSGRVDMRQIEKTIQYLIGSGMDPRTENSPYLGFIYTSFQERATFISHGNTARLAKEHGDINLAQICGTIASDEKRHETAYTKIVEKLFEIDPDGTVLAFADMMRKKISMPAHLMYDGRDDNLFEHFSAVAQRLGVYTAKDYADILEFLVGRWKVENLTGLSAEGRKAQDYVCGLAPRIRRLEERAHGRAKQAPTIPFSWIFDREVKL, encoded by the exons ATGGCTCTCAAACTCGGTCTTTTCACTTCTCAACCTCCAAAGCTGCCTTCTTTTGCTGTCCCACGCAAGTCCGGCCTCAGATCTCCAAAGTTTTTCATGGCCTCCACCCTTCGCTCTGGCTCCAA GGAGGTTGAGAATCCAAAGAAACTTTTTATGCCTCCTCGGGAAGTGCATGTTCAAGTCACCCATTCCATGCCGCCACAAAAGATTGAGATCTttaaatccatggaggattgGGCTGAACAAAACATTTTGGTTCACCTGAAGCCAGTCGAGAAGTGTTGGCAACCACAGGATTTTCTGCCAGACCCTGCCTCTGATGGATTTCATGATCAAGTCAAGGAATTAAGGGAGAGGGCAAAGGAGATTCCAGACGAATACTTCATTGTTTTGATTGGGGATATGATTACAGAAGAAGCCCTTCCAACTTATCAAACAATGCTTAATACCTTAGATGGAGTTCGGGATGAAACAGGTGCAAGCCCTACTTCTTGGGCAATTTGGACAAGGGCATGGACTGCTGAGGAGAACAGGCATGGGGACCTACTCAACAAATATCTCTACCTTAGTGGACGAGTAGACATGAGGCAAATTGAGAAGACAATTCAGTATTTGATTGGGTCAGGAATG GATCCTCGGACAGAAAATAGTCCCTACCTCGGATTCATCTATACATCTTTCCAAGAAAGGGCAACTTTTATCTCCCATGGGAACACTGCCAGGCTTGCCAAGGAGCACGGAGACATAAATTTGGCTCAAATATGTGGCACAATTGCCTCGGATGAGAAACGTCATGAAACTGCCTATACCAAGATagttgaaaagctatttgagATTGATCCTGATGGAACTGTCTTGGCATTTGCTGACATGATGAGGAAGAAAATCTCCATGCCAGCCCACTTGATGTACGATGGCCGTGATGATAACCTTTTTGAGCACTTTTCAGCTGTTGCACAGCGACTAGGGGTCTACACTGCCAAGGACTATGCTGATATATTGGAGTTTTTGGTGGGAAGATGGAAAGTGGAGAACCTAACTGGACTTTCAGCTGAGGGGCGAAAAGCACAGGATTATGTTTGTGGGTTAGCCCCAAGAATTAGAAGGCTAGAGGAAAGAGCTCACGGAAGGGCCAAGCAAGCACCCACCATTCCATTCAGTTGGATTTTTGATAGAGAAGTGAAGCTCTAA